The proteins below come from a single Miscanthus floridulus cultivar M001 chromosome 1, ASM1932011v1, whole genome shotgun sequence genomic window:
- the LOC136465108 gene encoding uncharacterized protein, with protein MRAQSDSWFADYLLRISGGTKEVNRDGNVHIPDEIYAPYSGDAEKDLHTLIDIIFLDLNANMADKDYITTRGGETVYHNFDSAIDDPHNYYPSEFLNSLTPNGLPPHVLKLKLECPIILLRNIDPANGLCNGTRLGVRGFLRNTIDMEIVVGQHAGKRVFLPRIPLCPSDDEMFPFQFKRK; from the exons ATGAGGGCTCAGAGTGACTCATGGTTTGCAGATTATCTGTTGCGCATTAGTGGTGGAACGAAAGAGGTTAACAGAGATGGCAATGTACATATTCCAGACGAGATATATGCCCCGTACTCTGGCGATGCCGAGAAAGATCTTCATACATTGATCGACATCATCTTTCTAGATCTAAATGCAAACATGGCGGACAAAGACTACATCACCACCAGA GGCGGCGAGACGGTGTATCACAATTTTGACTCCGCGATAGATGATCCACATAACTACTATCCATCAGAGTTCCTTAACAGTTTGACCCCCAATGGGCTGCCTCCACACGTCTTGAAGCTCAAGCTCGAGTGTCCTATcatattgcttaggaatattgaccCTGCCAATGGGCTATGCAACGGTACAAGGCTAGGGGTGCGAGGGTTCCTAAGAAATACAATCGACATGGAAATCGTGGTGGGGCAGCATGCTGGGAAGCGGGTATTCCTTCCTCGAATACCGCTATGCCCGTCTGATGACGAGATGTTCCCGTTCCAGTTTAAGAGGAAGTAA